The following are encoded in a window of Gossypium raimondii isolate GPD5lz chromosome 13, ASM2569854v1, whole genome shotgun sequence genomic DNA:
- the LOC105783669 gene encoding uncharacterized protein LOC105783669: protein MTTAARPTWQPAKGGNEQGGTRIFGPSQKYSSRDLAAHTTLKPRKDGQDTQDELQKRNLRDELEERERRHFSSRDKSYNDDRDHRKGNHLLLEGAKREAEDRIVPRSVDADDSDVEVNSDNESDDDDDDDDDEDDEEALLAELERIKKEKAEEKLRQEKLEQEEQLKAKEAELLRGNPLLNNPTSFGVKRRWDDDVVFKNQARGETKPQKRFINDTIRNDFHRKFLLKYMK from the exons atGACAACTGCTGCTAGACCGACATGGCAACCTGCCAAAGGTGGGAATGAACAAGGTGGTACTCGCATTTTCGGCCCATCTCAGAAGTATTCGTCGAGAGACCTTGCTGCTCATACTACTCTAAAGCCTAG AAAGGATGGGCAGGACACCCAGGATGAGTTGCAGAAGAGAAACCTCCGTGATGAGCTTGAAGAGCGTGAAAGGAGGCATTTCTCGTCGAGGGACAAGTCCTATAATG atgACAGAGATCATAGGAAGGGAAACCATCTTCTTTTGGAAG GGGCGAAAAGGGAGGCTGAAGACCGAATTGTTCCGCGCAGTGTTGATGCTGATGATTCTGACGTGGAAGTCAACAGTGACAATGAAAG tgatgacgacgacgacgacgacgatgaTGAGGATGATGAAGAAGCTCTCTTGGCTGAGCTCGAACGGATAAAGAAAGAGAAGGCTGAGGAGAAGCTCCGCCAG GAAAAACTAGAGCAAGAGGAACAGCTAAAAGCCAAAGAAGCTGAGCTTCTTCGAGGAAATCCACTACTCAATAATCCAACATCTTTTGGTGTAAAAAGAAG GTGGGATGATGATGTGGTGTTCAAGAACCAGGCTCGCGGTGAAACCAAGCCTCAAAAGCGCTTCATTAATGATACCATAAGGAATGACTTCCACAGGAAATTCCTGCTGAAATACATGAAGTAA
- the LOC105784268 gene encoding E3 ubiquitin-protein ligase At4g11680 isoform X2: MNTRYSFQPDSLCTSSTAVPFSSNPHGVEERIVVGMRNRPPRAPPSSILIRTAMRISRARWFNFLRRVFHYQNGSRSDLGSNPFNSSTWMMLEFLALVIQISIIAFTLAISKEERPIWPMRIWIVGYDIGCVLSLLLLYGNYHLHITQGDRFGLSDIEQQRTNEESRSSHLMNKCRTSLELFFAIWFVMGNVWVFDSRFRSFHRAPNLHVLCISLLAWNALSYSFPFLLFLLLCCCVPLTSSLLGYNMNMGSIDRGASDDQISRLPSWRYKEINTNLDLDHDLNCGTSQANEDPECCICLANYKDKEEVRQLPCSHIFHLKCVDQWLRIISCCPLCKQALDR, encoded by the exons ATGAATACCAGATACTCTTTTCAACCAGATTCATTGTGTACTTCAAGCACTGCAGttccattttcatcaaatccTCACGGAGTGGAAGAAAGAATTGTTGTTGGTATGCGGAATAGGCCACCTCGTGCCCCGCCTTCTTCGATCTTGATAAGAACGGCGATGAGGATATCTAGAGCAAGGTGGTTTAACTTCTTAAGAAGAGTTTTTCATTACCAAAATGGCTCAAGGTCTGATCTTGGGTCCAACCCTTTCAATTCTAGCACTTGGATGATGCTGGAGTTCTTAGCTTTGGTCATTCAAATAAGCATCATAGCATTCACTTTGGCTATTTCAAAGGAGGAAAGGCCAATTTGGCCTATGAGAATTTGGATTGTTGGCTATGATATTGGTTGTGTCCTTAGCTTGTTACTTCTTTATGGGAATTATCATCTTCACATAACTCAAGGAGATCGTTTTGGCCTTTCCGATATCGAACAACAGAGAACCAATGAAGAATCAAG GAGCTCACATTTGATGAACAAATGCCGGACTTCACTAGAGCTGTTCTTTGCAATATGGTTTGTAATGGGAAATGTTTGGGTGTTTGATTCTCGATTTCGATCCTTCCATCGAGCTCCGAATCTCCACGTACTTTGTATCTCATTGCTAGCTTGGAATGCTCTGAGCTACTCTTTCCCATTTCTGTTATTCCTACTTCTGTGCTGTTGTGTGCCACTTACTAGCAGCCTCCTAGGTTACAACATGAACATGGGTTCCATTGACAGAGGAGCATCTGATGATCAGATCTCCAGGCTGCCTAGTTGGAGATACAAAGAAATCAACACCAACTTAGACCTCGATCATGATTTGAACTGCGGCACAAGCCAGGCAAATGAAGATCCA GAATGCTGCATTTGCCTAGCCAATTATAAAGACAAAGAAGAGGTGCGGCAGTTGCCTTGTTCCCACATATTTCACCTCAAGTGTGTGGATCAATGGCTCCGAATCATATCTTGCTGTCCTCTTTGCAAACAAGCACTGGACAGATAG
- the LOC105784268 gene encoding E3 ubiquitin-protein ligase At4g11680 isoform X1, producing the protein MNTRYSFQPDSLCTSSTAVPFSSNPHGVEERIVVGMRNRPPRAPPSSILIRTAMRISRARWFNFLRRVFHYQNGSRSDLGSNPFNSSTWMMLEFLALVIQISIIAFTLAISKEERPIWPMRIWIVGYDIGCVLSLLLLYGNYHLHITQGDRFGLSDIEQQRTNEESRMFRSSHLMNKCRTSLELFFAIWFVMGNVWVFDSRFRSFHRAPNLHVLCISLLAWNALSYSFPFLLFLLLCCCVPLTSSLLGYNMNMGSIDRGASDDQISRLPSWRYKEINTNLDLDHDLNCGTSQANEDPECCICLANYKDKEEVRQLPCSHIFHLKCVDQWLRIISCCPLCKQALDR; encoded by the exons ATGAATACCAGATACTCTTTTCAACCAGATTCATTGTGTACTTCAAGCACTGCAGttccattttcatcaaatccTCACGGAGTGGAAGAAAGAATTGTTGTTGGTATGCGGAATAGGCCACCTCGTGCCCCGCCTTCTTCGATCTTGATAAGAACGGCGATGAGGATATCTAGAGCAAGGTGGTTTAACTTCTTAAGAAGAGTTTTTCATTACCAAAATGGCTCAAGGTCTGATCTTGGGTCCAACCCTTTCAATTCTAGCACTTGGATGATGCTGGAGTTCTTAGCTTTGGTCATTCAAATAAGCATCATAGCATTCACTTTGGCTATTTCAAAGGAGGAAAGGCCAATTTGGCCTATGAGAATTTGGATTGTTGGCTATGATATTGGTTGTGTCCTTAGCTTGTTACTTCTTTATGGGAATTATCATCTTCACATAACTCAAGGAGATCGTTTTGGCCTTTCCGATATCGAACAACAGAGAACCAATGAAGAATCAAG AATGTTCAGGAGCTCACATTTGATGAACAAATGCCGGACTTCACTAGAGCTGTTCTTTGCAATATGGTTTGTAATGGGAAATGTTTGGGTGTTTGATTCTCGATTTCGATCCTTCCATCGAGCTCCGAATCTCCACGTACTTTGTATCTCATTGCTAGCTTGGAATGCTCTGAGCTACTCTTTCCCATTTCTGTTATTCCTACTTCTGTGCTGTTGTGTGCCACTTACTAGCAGCCTCCTAGGTTACAACATGAACATGGGTTCCATTGACAGAGGAGCATCTGATGATCAGATCTCCAGGCTGCCTAGTTGGAGATACAAAGAAATCAACACCAACTTAGACCTCGATCATGATTTGAACTGCGGCACAAGCCAGGCAAATGAAGATCCA GAATGCTGCATTTGCCTAGCCAATTATAAAGACAAAGAAGAGGTGCGGCAGTTGCCTTGTTCCCACATATTTCACCTCAAGTGTGTGGATCAATGGCTCCGAATCATATCTTGCTGTCCTCTTTGCAAACAAGCACTGGACAGATAG